The Sulfurihydrogenibium azorense Az-Fu1 genome contains the following window.
AAAAATCAGGAGGAATAATAGTATCAGGTCATATATCAAGCTGGGAAATGTGTGGAACAGGCCTATCCTACTACTTAAACGGTCTTACGAGCCTTGCTTACAGACAAAAAAATGAAAAAATTAACAAGATAATAACCCAGATAAGAGAACAGTCAGGAATAAAAATAATCTATCACGACCAACCTTTAAAGTACTTTATAAACGCTTTAAAAAACAGGGAAGTAATAAGCTTCTTAGTAGACCAAAACGCTTTAAAACATAGAGGCTACTTTGTTGATTTTTTCGGGCTTAAAGCTTCAACGGTAAACTTTCCTGCTAAGTTAGTTGCAAAATATAAAGTCCCTATTTTGGTCTCGTACATTTACTTTAATGAAGAAGATAAAAAGTATTACATTACGGTAGAAAGATTAGAGTATCAACAAGGCACTGCAGAAGAAGAAACAGCTTTTAATATCACACAAGCTTACACGAAAAAGATAGAAGAGTATGTAAGAAAACATCCTGA
Protein-coding sequences here:
- a CDS encoding lysophospholipid acyltransferase family protein; this encodes MLDKLIDFTFNYFKSLDREKALRKANQIGNFLYFINYRKDVIEKNLSIAFPDKDQNWKDFIRKKSLQNIGRVLVEFPRQPYYVKSREIKDIVKIEKGLNLLEEIKKSGGIIVSGHISSWEMCGTGLSYYLNGLTSLAYRQKNEKINKIITQIREQSGIKIIYHDQPLKYFINALKNREVISFLVDQNALKHRGYFVDFFGLKASTVNFPAKLVAKYKVPILVSYIYFNEEDKKYYITVERLEYQQGTAEEETAFNITQAYTKKIEEYVRKHPDQYLWVHKRWKTRENEDLEKIY